One Nostoc sp. UHCC 0302 DNA window includes the following coding sequences:
- a CDS encoding alpha/beta hydrolase has translation MMYSPDKKNLADNQPYKIYEFKKHNQDKIPGYLVVSTAKLNVETEENNSNSYLSEVAHPNFFTINDEKAEPSAKDMIEKIAQSLQSSPEPEIIINIHGYSSTPSDTETGCQKIYEYINTHIQQPNKYIFIGYRWPSENPLKTDESGSFKQKLINALYSLPTLLTINLVLGITISIWSAIVLLFLDILSNSAVHFFTALLILFGFISSIIFTLIILRLVTYFRDGYRASNYGVTDLVELIRQLDSTVKLASAKRIKLSFISHSMGCFVVTNVIRILSDVFDVKSINKNPNSNIGNVFSLGRLVLVAPDIPVETILPGRANFLRSSLRRCEEAYIFCNEGDLALRITSTAANYFSFPAQTRISGYRLGNITVKHFNNRNDTVGHKPRYGVVNLHQQNYEKDYTLDNPYKYLEIRSSNSEHRRLEEITKISENEVQPADLFTYFDCTDYKDDRNEQIGIVSSAIQKPAINFGNYILLTLKFIRKAINNRDPQGVDTHTGYFGGSFTQKAIYELAFLGFQGFLKSLSIEGEEEAQIRAFSQKCQEKQIQVILAPQIYQQKTQD, from the coding sequence ATGATGTACTCTCCTGATAAGAAGAATTTAGCAGACAATCAACCATATAAAATTTACGAATTTAAAAAACACAACCAGGATAAAATCCCTGGTTATTTAGTAGTGAGTACTGCCAAACTCAACGTAGAGACAGAAGAAAATAATTCTAATAGCTATTTATCAGAAGTTGCTCATCCAAACTTTTTTACTATCAATGATGAAAAAGCTGAACCTTCAGCCAAAGACATGATTGAGAAAATTGCTCAAAGTTTGCAATCAAGCCCAGAACCAGAAATTATTATAAATATTCATGGTTATAGTTCTACACCATCTGATACAGAGACAGGTTGCCAAAAGATTTATGAATATATTAATACACATATTCAGCAACCAAATAAGTATATTTTTATAGGATATAGATGGCCATCTGAAAATCCCCTAAAAACAGATGAGTCTGGTTCATTTAAGCAAAAGCTAATCAACGCTCTATATTCTTTACCGACTTTACTAACTATCAATTTAGTTTTGGGAATAACTATTAGTATTTGGTCTGCCATAGTTTTGCTATTTCTAGATATTTTAAGTAATAGTGCTGTCCACTTTTTTACAGCGCTGTTAATTTTATTTGGTTTTATATCTTCAATTATTTTTACATTAATTATTCTAAGATTAGTAACTTATTTCCGTGATGGTTATAGAGCGTCTAACTACGGAGTAACAGACTTAGTTGAATTGATCAGACAGCTTGATAGCACTGTGAAATTAGCATCTGCAAAGCGCATTAAATTATCATTTATTAGTCATAGCATGGGGTGTTTTGTAGTTACAAATGTAATTCGTATTCTCTCTGATGTTTTCGACGTTAAATCTATTAATAAAAACCCAAATTCAAATATTGGCAATGTATTTAGTTTAGGTAGACTTGTGCTAGTTGCACCTGATATTCCTGTAGAAACTATCTTGCCAGGACGAGCTAATTTTCTTCGTTCTTCTTTACGTCGCTGCGAAGAAGCTTATATTTTTTGTAATGAGGGAGACTTAGCGTTACGAATTACCTCCACTGCCGCAAACTACTTTAGTTTTCCAGCGCAAACTCGAATTAGTGGCTACAGGCTTGGTAATATAACAGTTAAGCATTTTAACAATAGAAATGATACAGTTGGTCACAAACCCAGATATGGAGTTGTTAATTTACACCAACAAAATTATGAGAAAGATTATACACTAGATAACCCTTATAAATATTTAGAAATTCGTTCTTCAAATAGCGAACATAGAAGGCTTGAAGAAATAACTAAAATTTCAGAAAACGAGGTACAACCCGCAGATTTATTTACATATTTTGACTGTACAGATTACAAAGATGATAGAAATGAACAGATAGGAATTGTTAGTTCTGCCATACAAAAGCCTGCAATAAATTTTGGCAATTATATTTTACTGACTTTAAAATTTATTCGGAAGGCTATTAATAATAGAGATCCTCAAGGTGTTGATACCCACACTGGCTATTTTGGAGGTAGTTTTACTCAAAAAGCTATTTACGAATTAGCTTTTTTAGGATTTCAGGGGTTTTTGAAATCTTTGTCAATTGAGGGAGAGGAAGAAGCTCAAATTCGCGCTTTCTCTCAAAAATGCCAAGAAAAGCAAATTCAAGTAATTCTTGCACCGCAAATTTATCAACAAAAGACTCAAGATTAG
- the rtcA gene encoding RNA 3'-terminal phosphate cyclase: MIEIDGSYGEGGGQVLRTSLSLAAITGEPIRIVGIRAGRKRPGLAAQHLTAVRAAARICHAQIQGDALGSMLLEFIPGSSVQAGNYTFDISEAQIGGSAGAIALVLQTVLLPLALADGDSVVTLRGGTHVIFSPTVTYIEQVYLPILQRMGIKAEVKLGAWGWYPQGGGEVEIRVSGGSKLAGINLLERGHLQQVRGLAVVTELPSHIPQRMANRAENLLRQAHIKVAVQALREKGVAPGAGIFLTAEYQNSLAGFGGFGRLRLSAETVAEIACKQLFKFHHTGAPIDEHLGDQLLLPAALASKESHYRVANVSTHLTTNAVVIEQFGLARTTVDEAEKTVSVIPVVN, translated from the coding sequence ATGATTGAGATTGACGGTTCCTATGGAGAGGGAGGCGGACAAGTTCTTCGCACTTCCCTAAGTCTAGCCGCCATTACTGGCGAACCTATACGCATTGTAGGTATTCGTGCTGGACGCAAAAGGCCAGGATTAGCAGCACAACATTTAACAGCAGTTCGGGCTGCGGCAAGAATTTGTCATGCCCAAATACAAGGTGATGCTTTGGGTTCAATGCTGCTGGAATTCATTCCTGGTAGTTCTGTGCAAGCAGGAAATTATACCTTTGATATTAGTGAAGCACAAATTGGTGGTTCTGCTGGGGCGATCGCTCTAGTTTTACAGACTGTCCTTTTACCTTTGGCACTAGCAGATGGTGATTCTGTAGTCACGCTACGCGGTGGAACTCACGTGATTTTTAGCCCGACGGTGACGTACATTGAGCAAGTTTATCTACCAATTCTGCAACGCATGGGGATAAAAGCAGAAGTTAAGTTAGGGGCGTGGGGATGGTATCCTCAAGGTGGCGGAGAGGTAGAGATCCGGGTGAGTGGTGGTAGCAAACTTGCTGGGATCAACTTACTAGAACGTGGACACTTGCAGCAGGTACGGGGGCTGGCGGTGGTAACAGAACTGCCTTCGCATATTCCCCAACGGATGGCAAATCGTGCAGAAAATTTGTTGCGTCAAGCACATATAAAAGTAGCTGTACAAGCTTTACGAGAAAAAGGTGTAGCACCCGGAGCAGGTATTTTCCTAACTGCTGAGTATCAGAATAGCTTGGCGGGTTTTGGTGGGTTTGGACGTTTGCGGTTGTCAGCAGAAACAGTTGCGGAAATTGCTTGTAAGCAACTATTTAAGTTTCATCATACAGGCGCACCAATCGATGAACACTTAGGGGATCAGTTATTGTTACCGGCTGCTTTAGCGTCAAAAGAAAGCCACTACCGAGTGGCTAATGTGAGTACTCACTTGACTACAAATGCAGTGGTGATTGAGCAGTTTGGCTTGGCGCGAACCACAGTGGATGAAGCTGAGAAAACGGTATCAGTGATTCCTGTGGTTAACTAA
- a CDS encoding ABC transporter permease: protein MSRSKAITYYISTRLLLAPLQLLTIITIVFLLLRATPGDPADAILGGRAPESAKAELRQQLGLNLPIGLQYLNYVGNLLHFDMGSSLSSRGQKVWEIIWQYFPATAELAVFAIAIALIVGITIGTISASRPGTPLDAAGRLFGIITYSLPMFWAGMILQLIFAVQLDWLPLGTRFPATIPAPQNLTGLYTIDSLLHGNLTQFFTALYYLILPSCTLGILLSGIFERIVRVNLKQIMRADYVEAARARGIPENKILVSHALKNALIPVITVLGLTFASLLGGAILTEVTFSWPGLANRLYQAITERDYPTVQGIMVFFGAIVVTASILIDILNAYVDPRIRY, encoded by the coding sequence ATGTCCCGTTCCAAAGCCATAACATATTACATCAGTACTCGGTTACTGTTAGCTCCACTTCAATTGTTGACTATTATCACAATTGTGTTTCTCCTATTACGTGCAACGCCAGGAGATCCAGCTGATGCGATTCTTGGGGGACGTGCGCCAGAAAGTGCCAAAGCGGAATTACGACAACAATTAGGTTTAAATCTTCCTATTGGATTACAATACCTCAACTATGTGGGAAACTTGCTGCATTTTGATATGGGCAGTTCTCTAAGTAGCCGAGGACAGAAAGTTTGGGAGATAATTTGGCAATACTTCCCAGCAACAGCAGAGTTAGCAGTATTTGCTATTGCGATCGCTCTTATTGTAGGCATTACAATAGGTACAATTTCTGCTTCTCGTCCTGGCACACCTTTAGATGCAGCAGGACGATTATTTGGCATCATTACTTATTCACTCCCGATGTTTTGGGCGGGAATGATTTTACAATTAATTTTTGCTGTTCAACTTGATTGGTTACCTTTAGGAACACGTTTCCCCGCGACTATTCCAGCACCACAAAATTTAACTGGACTATACACCATAGATAGTTTATTACATGGGAATTTAACGCAATTTTTTACCGCTTTGTACTATCTAATTCTTCCTAGTTGCACGCTAGGAATTTTATTAAGTGGTATTTTTGAGCGGATTGTGCGAGTAAATTTAAAGCAAATCATGCGAGCGGATTATGTAGAAGCCGCTAGAGCCAGAGGTATTCCCGAAAATAAGATTTTAGTTTCTCACGCTTTAAAAAATGCTTTAATACCAGTAATTACAGTCTTAGGATTGACCTTTGCTTCCTTGTTAGGTGGGGCGATTTTGACTGAAGTAACCTTTTCTTGGCCTGGTTTAGCAAATAGACTATATCAAGCAATTACCGAACGCGATTATCCAACTGTACAGGGAATCATGGTATTTTTTGGTGCGATCGTCGTGACGGCAAGCATTTTGATCGATATTTTAAATGCTTATGTAGATCCGCGGATTCGTTACTGA
- a CDS encoding tetratricopeptide repeat protein: MDSLSINSLLEELKNPDAIVREQATRKIWRIWFQQKGVYGLERIDYSQKLLDAGELTDAEAVLTELIREQPDFAEAWNRRAFLYYSIADYQKSLLDCQQVVRLNPIHFGALHGMGLCYAALGKYGEAIHAFKRALEIQPYSLVNQKLILECTFRIS; the protein is encoded by the coding sequence ATGGATTCTTTATCTATTAATTCCTTACTTGAAGAGTTGAAAAATCCTGATGCCATAGTTCGCGAACAAGCGACTAGAAAAATTTGGCGGATTTGGTTTCAGCAAAAAGGAGTATACGGGCTAGAAAGGATTGACTATAGTCAAAAGTTACTGGATGCTGGCGAACTTACAGATGCAGAAGCAGTACTCACAGAGTTAATCCGAGAACAACCGGATTTTGCCGAAGCCTGGAATCGGCGTGCTTTTCTTTATTACAGTATTGCTGATTATCAAAAATCTCTCTTGGATTGTCAGCAGGTAGTGCGGCTAAATCCAATTCATTTTGGCGCTCTACACGGTATGGGCTTGTGTTATGCAGCACTAGGAAAGTATGGTGAAGCTATTCATGCTTTTAAACGCGCTCTGGAAATTCAACCCTATTCGTTAGTGAATCAAAAGTTAATTCTAGAATGTACATTTAGAATCAGCTAA
- a CDS encoding FAD-binding oxidoreductase: MKTINLDALINSLEGLEIITDPSQIAKLSQDYHSFSPVLVPKLEGKVGDVVVRPANEEEVLKVAAICAKFRVPVTVRGAGTGNYGQCVPLHGGVILDMTRLQNILWVKPGLARVEAGVKLAALDKKARDSGWEIRMAPSTYRTATIGGFIAGGSGGIGSVQYGLLGDRGNIQALRVVTVEDEPRVIELRGDDVQKVNHAWGINGIITEVEIPLGPAYPWAEVIVTFDEFMAAAKFGQALGYADGMIKKSISVFASPIPQYFHALQQYIPKGTHAALLMLAEPSLEFLPELVQQHGGKITYQKPAEEAGKGVNLGEFTWNHTTLHARSVDSSITYLQSMFPANQSLQLVEHLYEHFGDEVMMHLEFFRVNSAVVPGALQLVRYTTEERLNEIIHYHEQQGVFIANPHTYIIEDGGRNVIDPKQLKFKEIADPYGLMNPGKSKVLQLKIQN, from the coding sequence ATGAAAACAATCAACTTGGATGCTCTGATAAATTCTCTAGAAGGCTTAGAAATCATTACTGACCCTAGCCAAATAGCAAAATTATCCCAAGATTATCACTCCTTTAGCCCTGTGCTAGTACCGAAACTAGAGGGTAAAGTTGGAGATGTTGTGGTTCGTCCCGCCAATGAAGAAGAGGTTTTAAAAGTAGCAGCTATTTGCGCGAAATTCCGTGTACCCGTTACAGTACGAGGTGCAGGTACAGGAAATTATGGGCAATGCGTACCATTGCACGGTGGCGTAATTTTAGATATGACGCGGTTGCAAAACATTCTTTGGGTAAAACCAGGATTAGCGCGGGTAGAAGCTGGGGTGAAATTAGCAGCTTTAGATAAAAAAGCCAGAGACAGCGGTTGGGAAATCAGGATGGCTCCTTCCACATACCGCACAGCAACAATCGGCGGATTTATTGCTGGGGGAAGTGGCGGCATTGGTTCGGTACAATATGGTTTACTAGGCGATCGCGGTAATATTCAAGCATTACGAGTTGTGACAGTAGAAGATGAACCCCGTGTGATTGAGTTGCGAGGGGACGATGTGCAGAAGGTGAATCATGCTTGGGGAATTAATGGCATCATCACGGAAGTGGAAATCCCGTTAGGGCCAGCTTATCCTTGGGCAGAAGTCATTGTCACATTTGATGAGTTCATGGCAGCGGCAAAGTTCGGTCAGGCATTGGGCTACGCCGATGGCATGATTAAGAAATCGATTTCTGTTTTTGCGTCCCCAATTCCACAATACTTTCACGCCCTGCAACAATACATTCCTAAAGGGACTCACGCTGCATTGTTAATGCTTGCTGAACCGAGTTTGGAATTCTTGCCGGAGTTAGTGCAACAACACGGCGGTAAGATTACTTATCAAAAGCCAGCAGAGGAAGCAGGAAAAGGTGTAAATTTGGGAGAATTTACCTGGAACCACACCACCTTACACGCCAGAAGTGTGGATTCTTCAATTACCTACTTGCAAAGTATGTTCCCTGCCAATCAAAGCTTGCAACTGGTAGAGCATCTGTATGAGCATTTTGGTGATGAAGTGATGATGCATCTAGAATTTTTTCGGGTTAACAGTGCGGTAGTTCCTGGTGCTTTGCAACTTGTGCGCTACACCACAGAAGAACGCCTCAACGAGATTATCCACTACCATGAACAGCAGGGCGTGTTTATTGCTAATCCTCACACATATATTATTGAAGACGGTGGCAGAAACGTTATTGATCCTAAGCAGTTAAAATTTAAGGAAATTGCTGACCCTTATGGATTGATGAATCCTGGAAAAAGCAAAGTTCTCCAATTAAAAATCCAAAATTAA